The genome window TGGCTTTAAGCGCTAAAAAGTCGTGTTTTTTATTGGACAACTGAAATCGACTTATTAAGAGCTCGAATCGAGCAACGGTGATTAAATGATCCAAAGTCAAGCACAAGCCTGAATTGTACAATGGATTTGAACTTCACATATCAAGATTAATTAATATCACAACATATACAAACTTATTAGAATCACATAAAAATGCTTTGATCATTGTGACCATGATGACGAATCTTCTATTTACCGCGTGATGATGATGACAAATCTTAGGGTAGGCGGTATGGTGGTGATTgagttagggtgtttgagttttcTTTATCAATGATATAAAGTCATGTCAACTCCCCCCTTCACTCCCCATTTTCTATTCAAACACTAGGCATGGTTAAACACCCACTCAAACATCCGATTTCTCTCTCATCTCTCCTACTTTGATTGGTtcttctctcctctctctctcctccctttGTTCTTCTCCAACTTCGGTGAGTATACACCGATTTCTCATCCTCTCTCCTACTCAAACACCCTAACTCAATCTCCACAGTgtggtcaccgatcggtgactcCACTCAATCACCCTAGTCCCCGCAAACCACACCGCCCACCCTTATATTTATCAATGGAGTAAACTACCAAAATGCTCCATGAGGTTTGTcgcacttttgtcactttagtccgaAACTCAAAcattttaaatctgggtccctgtggtttcaattttgttgccattttcatgcAAAAGCAAAACCTTGTCAGacttttcagttaacatccagatTTTTCAGTGATCAAAACATGTTGAAAATGATCAAAATCTTTTCCAGTGACCAACACCATATTGAGAATGATCAAAATCTGTTAAAAAAACTGGatattaactgaaaaatctgaacAGGTTTTGCTTTTGTATGAAAATGATAACAAAATTGAAACAAAAAgaacccagattcaaaaggtttgagtttttgATTAAAATGATAAAAGTGACCAAATCTCACTGATATTTTGGCATTTTACGTTTATCGACGTAAAACAAATGATATACTCGATATTATATTCCATCAACATTCTCTGTAATTTTTCCTCCATTTCATCAATCTCATCCTTCGACTTTCTCTTGGGTTTCCTTTATATCTTTCTCACAGAAATTCATGCAACTTTAATTATGTATACTGgttatatattttaaattatcTTGATAACACAATTTCTATTTTCTAAGATTCTTTTAATTTAAATGATAAATTCACAATCTCTCTCGTTTCTGGGTAATCACCATTAAaccaaagtcatccattgatatatttttttaatgaacaactaaattaccggatTAGCATTCTGAGATTCTTTCAATCGAGCAAATGCATCATCTCATTTATAATGGATAGAGTTGAATGCATACCTGAGTCATCAGTTCCGGGGAAAACCTGTCCGCCAGAAGGCCCATTGCGGTAAAACTGGTTCGGCTTGGTTTCGAACCGGCGACCTCCAGAGAGACCTAGTTCTACACTTTATTGTCATTACCAATGTCCTTCAAAGTGATGCTAGTGATAGTTGAATTTGGAACCTTAAAAGAGAGAAATGAAATGACTAAGATGatgtttgtttttgcagacataaGTTGTCTGCAAGTTGATTTCATCTGTTTTCATGTCTGCAACTAAAGATATGGTATGAAGCTTTGCAAGTTGAAAatataagactgtttgtttttataaattgatACTGTCTGCAGAAACAATCATCATACACTTTGTATCTTCACAATTAACATATCCATGATCCAAGTATCTAACTCACATTTTAATTAATGTATCTTCAcaattaataaattaaaaaattattaactgaaaaaaaaaacaatcccATCTTCACATTATTCAACGTGAGTAGCAACCATCTTCAACAACCCCATCTTCTTCAAGATTCAACACCTTCTTCAAGATTCAACACCTTAACAACCCCATCTTCAACAAGCATGGCATACCTCCTGGACCTAACCCTTAACCCAACTGGTGAGGTCGTAGATGGTGATGGTTTGGAGTTCGTCGGAGGAGTCGGTGGTGGTTTGGAGTTCGTCGGAGGaatgggtggtggtggttgaggGGGCGGAAGGAGAGGGAGCGGTGGTGGGTGAAggggcggtggtggtggcagacGGAGGCGACGGCCGGCGTCGTAGTTTCCTCTGAAAGAGGCCTTCATGGTTTTGTGTGGAAttgagaagaagaagaggatgcTGGAGATGTTGGTAGCAGGATGTTTGAAGGAGTTGTGTGAAGATGTTTGAAGGAAGGGTTCATAACTTTTGTTTTAAGATGAAATAAACTATTTTCAgatctgtttaaaaaaaacaaacagtatTCAATGGAAACGTTTGTGCGCCTACAGACAACAGTTCccttgaagatgtttgaagaaaaaacaaacacctcCTAAGATTATGATTTATACTATGGAGTAGTAATTTGCACTAGTACAAAACTGATATTTGGATGAGGTGAAAATGACTTTTAGACGGGGTTTTTGCTGAGACCGCGTCTAAAAAATATTTGGGACCACGTCTAATGCTTCAATCTGTACTAGCTGTGCAATTTTCATTAAAATACCAAAACAACAAattacaaattacaaacatataacaggtaaacgggcaacaagctacGCCGCAAACCCTTTTGTTATACACACAATGCCATTGTTCATTTAAATTTGTTTAATTTGTTCAAAAGTACTTTGTATATGTTTAAATTTTCCAAATAATCTTTATAAAGTTCGTGATTCTCACACATAGGAAAACTTTAAATGTAGCAAAACCACCCATTGGATACTGCCTGATTTTAGGTCTTAAAACTTCTACTCGCCTTGAGGTTGATGGAGCACATGATCACATGAATTTCtttatttctttaattttttttaaatcgaATTTATCAAAATTGAATTAAAGTTGTGCACATGGTAATCTTGGTTCACGTGAATAACTTTATGATATAAGGATAATGATTAAAAAGTATATAACAATATTATAAAAATCATACATATCATGTAACTTTATAATAAAAACTAGACTTAATATTTGATGAAATCCAAACAATTTTATTTAATTGCAACGATGATCTTAATTGTATATATGTATTACTAACTTACTGACaggaaaatatatttaatttgtttaaataatatttttgtgagagtAAGTGTATATAATTAAAGAGAGAATTAATAAAATGTATTAGGATAAAAGAGAATAATATGGAAATGTTACTTCAAGATCGAATTTGCCAAAATATGGCAAGTGAAAACTCAATTGACATTACAAGCATCTAAAGCTTAAACCTCCTAAATTCAActaattaactttttttttcaaaacttcatAAGTTTAACTTAACCCTATGAAATTTTGGTTTAAAAATTGCaaatacttaaaaaaaaaaaaaaaaaactaaaacaagtTGTTGACTACATCAACTTAATTAGATTAGTTGCCTGTAATCCGGACCAATATGTTGGTGGATCAAGTAATCCTCCCCTTTAGGAACATCAAATATCATATTTTGGTGATGGAAGAATGGTTGTTGGTGTACACTTTGCATCTCCTTTTGTCTTCTAAGCTCAAGTACCTTACGATGCGAATTTGAGTGTTTTGCAAGAACAAATGTGGGGCTTGAAGCTGGTCGATACTCAGGAACCAATCGACCAGACTTGTAGCGAACCCCACAAGCATTACAAAGCGTTTTTGGACCTAATGGTCCAGTACGCCACTGGGGGGTTTTATCAGTGGCACAATGGAGACACTTCCGCCCTTCTCCATTGTGCGAGTCATTGTCATAAACCTCTTTCTTCTTTGGGAGAGCTTTCACTGCTTTCTTGCCAATTAAACTCGGGCCAATGTCAGACTCTGACTCTGACGACACAAGAGGGGTTGGACCCATTGAGGGTTGAGAGAGACCAACGAGTCGTGAAGTCCAATTGCGTGGTGCCGCACGAGAACGCTTGGTGCGAGCCTTGGCTGGAACCGCCACATCCTTGTCAAACATCGCGTTGTTGGTTTGGTTATCAACGTCATGTTGGAATTTTTGAGTCTCGGAAGCTTCAACAGGTCGCGATTTGACTCCCGACAACAACCTTAGCTTCTCCATATCTTCAGATGAAAATGATTCTTCCACAAAATTTGATAACCATTCTAGCTCAGCCATATCATCATgctataaaaaaatattaacaaagTCATTTAAAGCTAGATTCATCATAAATTACAAGAAAATAGTTATGATGTAACTTGACAAGTATGAAAGAAAATAGTTAtgtaatttattaaaaaaaaattcactcATAAACTacaagaaaatatacacaaaatattactaACAATTTACTTTCTTTTTTTATATTGATATCAATATTAATATAATTATGGTATTTTAAAAACCTAAACCTAAGTAATTTTACTCACACTTGGACAAGTACATTAACTTTTAATATaagttaataatttaaaaaaataaaagtattaaatgtttatataattatatttctCAACCCTAAAACTATTTTCAATATAATGATACAATAAATATGCATGGGACTAAtgcatatatattatatatacatgTATTACCGGGACACAAAGGTCATGGGAGAATTGAGTGTCGGTGAGGCTCCGGCGAGCGACATCTCCGGAGGAGTTGCAGCTGTCGACGGTGGTGGTGACGATGGAGGAGTCGTTGGTGTCTGCGACAACATCATACGGCTCATCGGTGTCATCGTTAGGGAAATTGAGAAGGTCATCAATGATGAAATGGTCGGTTTTGACGTCGGAGTGTCGCTTTTCGGGTGTGAATTGTTGGGTGTTAGCATGGAAGAATTGAGGAGTTTCCATCTTGTTTGATGAAAATGGTaatgtagagagagaaagtgtgtgtTATATAGAGAGAGAGTAGTGAGAGAAAGTGTGTGGAGAAGGAGAGAGTTGAGGAGTGAAGAGAGGTGAGGGTGAGGAAACCAGAGAGTTTATTTGCGTTTGAAGGGGGATGGTGACACCTAAAAATATGCAACTTTAACtataaatattattattcattttattattttattcgaattattaatattagaattattagaTTATTATAGTTATTATTAAAAACTATTTAGTGGGCTTTTTATTCATATGTATGAAGAAAAATAGAGTATGCTTGTATATATGCCGATTTATTTTTGGTAATATGGTGTTCGATTTTTTTGACTATTTCATTGATGATTAAAATCCATGAATTTATTTAGTTAACTATGTAACTAATATTATAGGACGAAATACACGGGTTAAGACTGTTTGCTAGTAAATAGGCAACATGGAATACTCTTTTGATGGTGGGTTTGGTTTTATTTGACATGATCAACTTGTCTTTTTAAGTACTTGTGAACTTGTTTAAATTTTTATAGAAATATATATTACTCAATATAACACTGatagggttttccccggttcggagaCGATTGTATTCTGATATGGTGAATTTTGATTGTGTTATGTAGCATGTCAAAATCAATATGGTGGAACATATTAGCATGGCTCAAACTTCCTGTAACAACAATCTTCCTTTCAAGCAAGGACCCACTGTTATATGTTGAAGAGTTGAATGGATCAAAGATATGGAAGCAGGTTATCAATTTGGTTTTCAAACAATGATGTGGCACGTGTGGAAGACAAGGAACTAGAGAGAGTTCGACGGCTTTTTACGATCAGGTAATTACGTCATGAAAGCTATAAAGGCGGACTCCTTATGGGTGTCGAGTAGATAGAAGCTAAGCGGATTAATGTGGGAGAGATGAGGAGACTTTAATATTAGAGATATAGTGAAATAAATGTTGTATTACGGGTGTGAGTTTTATTTTTGTTATGTTCTTTTTTCGGGTTTTTACAACATATACTAGCCTTATTTTATAATCATAGAATCtcattattcaaaaaaaaaagtatatatttaaATTACATTAACTCACACATGTTCTCAGTTCATCTTAAACATTACTTTTGTCAATTTCAGAGCTTTTGGGGTGTGTGAGATGAATATGGTTTATGGATTGTATTCATTTGATTAGATACATTTGCCTTGTTATGCACATTTATATACCATAAAGTCTACATGCACCTTATGGTAGAGATAATGTGTACAATATATTATTTGATTGTAATATTAAATCATTttcattttgataaaattatACTTCTCGTCACAAACAACACAATACAATATTAAATCATTAGGCCACCCGGGGTGGAATCCTTTTGCTCCGTGATGAAATATATCACACGTTATACAAACTAAAACACCACCGCCACTCCTTAACATCACGCGTTGATTTGATAACCCGTGGCCACAATCACGTGTGATTGTTTGAgagaaattgttgggtgtggtgagtgatgaGTATTTCCACTAAAATCTTGTGATGAAATAAAACTCGATAACGTGAGGGAACTTGATTGAAGTTatgagtgagtgatgagtgatgaccaccccctaCTCCCTTATAGGGGTGACGGTATAAACAGTAGTTTTGAAATGTAATAAATCACCTTTTATATAtagtatatttatttatttatttatattgatatCTCAAAATACTATAATATGTGTagaaaaaaatcaagttttcttgcaAACAGATGATAATGCCACGTAGGATTATGTTCTTAATTACATTGTGGGGCCAAAGGTGAATGGAACGATCCCTAGGAGTGATACCGAATGAATGATTCTTGTACTACTCACCTCCTCATTGGTAATCGtcctttaaatataaaaattaatcTTTTGCTTTAATATTTTACTTTATATGTAAGTAAAAACATTGAGTTAGTAAATGAATAAGTTAAAGAAAAATAGTTAAAAACACTGTAATAATTCATAAGCTTATAAAATTTAACATCCCTTGCTTTCTtataataaatatttagatatCATAAACACAAAGGTAAATCAGGCTTTGTTCTCACGTTGAGTTGACTAACTCTAACACGATTCATATATTTATTTGCATTAAAGACATTAACCTCAGACCTTTGCATACTCAAAGTGTTATACACTAACATAACATATGTAACTCATTCATCTAAACGAGTTAGACGGGTAAATGAATCGTAAACTAATTGATGGGTTACGTATGGGTTGCAATCAAGTTGTAACAGAGATACATGAGTGGTGACAAGTAAGTTAAGCCAGTCGTTATCACAACAAAAGGGTTGGCCTTATAAAAGTCGACAAGCTTAATTAAGCGGTATGAACATGTCAACTTGATTATGATCCGTGTACTTAACTAACAGCTTAACTTCTCAAGTCAAACATGATCGATTAATAAAACATATCGGATATGAGTATACGACAACAAAAACTAAATAATTTCATGTTGGGTTAAGATCGTTTAAGGCTTTggggctgtttgacaacttctgaatagGTAAACGCTGAACCaataagagatctgaaccattaagtgttgaactagtaaaatgtctgaaccattaagagccagtataatatttaaccattcagaggcaaatgtctggcCAATTCAGATAAAGGGTCTTAATCATTCAAACTCAGTATAATGTTTAATTATTCAGAGATAAATGTCTGAACTATTCAGACATCTACTTACAAAAGAAACCGTATAAACTTAAAACACAATCTCGTTTTTCAATGTTGGGAACTTGGGATTTTaactttgaaaaagaaaaattattacGAATATAAAGAGTTAAAACAGCACGTGATAGTGGGTTTGAGGGGAGTGTCAGCTGAGCATGTGAGGGGCTCACACACGTTCAAAAGCCAATAAGGCGGTGGGTCAATGACACGTGGTATTTTATTATTGGGTAACCGGACGTGCTTTGTTTTTAAAAcaattttaacaaataaaattataattaaatTGTTCGTTTATGGAAATTATAATTCTAGTATTTTGTTTAAGTTTTTTCTTTTATTGAACGTGAGAGCACATGCCTTGCTTCCGTCACGTGATTCGAGGTGGGATGCACGTGCCATACTCACGTGGAAGTTGGTGAGGATGAGAGTTGAAGGGTGAGAGCTTTTGTTTTCTACAAAAATGGAATATCCCTCTTTGTACATATGAAAATAGATCATAGATCGTCAAAACTTTAACTACTTTCTAACCCTTTTTGGAAAAAAATATGTATATGTTCATGGTATTAGTTGGTGTCCTAGGTTAATGCCTAAACCATCAAATGTTTGACCCAACATATTAGTAGTTTTCGAGGTGAAGTTATTTatggttggggtgttacaaatgaTTCGAAACCCCTTGCACGCCTAAATGTTCTAGAGCTACATGTGATCGGCTTGGTTAAAAGCatgaacgagccgagccttaacgagctCGTGCTTGAGCTCGAGCCGTGCTTTTAGTTCGtttgaggttgttctcaaaatagctcgagctgagtcgagccgagctcgaagCCAAGCTCGGgctcaaataagtaggctcgaactgagccgagctcaagcttcaTAAAATCATGACcagtcgagctcgagctttatcGGGTTCTTGCTCGACCCGACTCGTTCACACCCCTAGTTATTTatgtaggaatccgttcgtgtaaaataaatacaaaattaTATTAACTTGAAATTCTGAACAAGAACAGAATGAAAAGAAAATATAGTACAATTACAACTGaacaaaacaggaaaaacaagaaCAAAAAATTCAAACAGAAACACTGTTCTtagctgaggatcgtgttagacatgggtcccttaaaacaaatttcgtgtctcccaagagaacacgtttgtttccaggatacaacagcccgaagcagttgcactgccagtcttgactccaacccgacGGTGTACCTTGCtgtttgaagaagaagaagattcaGAGGGAGAAAGATTGTAATTGCTGTGTATTTTTGGTGTGTTTGATTCTGCAGCTgggtcctctatttatactgcaGATGTAAGGTCGAAACTGAAAAAAACGAATTTAATGGGAGAATTAAACtacattaaacgtcttcaatgcactttaattcgtcatttaattcCCAGTCAAAAGCATTGACTCGTCAGTTTCAAATGCTGAAATGTAATTGCATTGGTATTAACTGCTGttagcttctgcgcgcgcgcgcgcaagTTTGCACgctcatgcgcgcgtgcgccattttggctcacttccatgcgcgcgtgcgccacactGGCTCTGCTCCATGCACGGCTGCGCACGtacgccacgtcacctgtgagtctatacgagcacgccacacagtcgcgccgtattggctcactttggtgcgccgcgcacgtcacATCAGTGCCCATGCTCCATGCGCGCCACCACGCGCCTTCCtgccatgtgtactcgcgcgcgGATGTGCtagactgccacgtcatgcgccactGCGCGCGGACACACCAAGGCCATGCGCCTGCATGCCACGTCACCAACCACCTGGTCCTTGCAGcccttgtgctccaccacgcgGACGCgatcaaaaatacaaaggcggctctcaagcgacgatgcgaagtgcaaagtgcgtcatcaaagcgccacattgcgcctcatcgcccacgccacgcgcgcgtgtaagtgcgagtgcgagtgcgagttagggtgcggagagttcccacttaaatacccctttaagtttcatctctcctcctatgtgggacaaggtgccactttcccactttTTTCAGCATttaagtttcaaacaccaaactttgagcatcgatatctcattcatcttagctccgttttggaggTGGTTTACTTCGTTGCGAAACTCTTTCAACATAGAACACAAatccacaaataaatatataaaattcgctcattttcttatatttattttctagttcaaaataggaaaaaatcattttcctatatttgtgataaatgctattttcacaaatttccaacaattTATAAGAATATTGCATTCGACTATTCGAGTGTTGAAGTTGTTTGTTGCAAGTCCGGACCACATCGACTAGATGAGAGATTCTATCGATGAAAGTGGTAATCATGGATAGCCATCGGTAATGGTCCATTGGGAAATATGGCGAGGGTAAAGAGTTCACAAACAGATCACTAATGTAACTTACCGAGAGGCCACTGGAGTTACTTATTGAAAatgtgtatatatttatttttcgtATATAGCCTTTCTGTAGTTGATCTCTGAGTGATTATTGACATATATtataaaattcaatttttttaggGTTCGACAGATCCATCAGTGTGTTTTTCTTCATTGAAAGtcaattttttttgtagtggTTGGTGACGGTTCCAAAAAAAATTCTTGCCACATAAACATTATTAGCACAAGAACTAACAAGAGTTTATAATCATCAGTTCATCACCATCCATAACGCTGTGTTCCTGAGTTTACTTAAGGCTAGGCGGTGTGGGGATCGGCTTGAGCTCGGCCTGCCCCGTCGCCGCCCCCAACACCATTTCGCCCCCCCCCCTCGTCGTCCTGCGCATCCCCCCTCAGACGAATGAGACGCCCcactaaaagacaaaaaaaagttACCGTTGGGCATGTGGAccgttgcaaaaaaaaaaaaatgccgAAAATAAAAAGTAACGACTAATTATTCAAAAAAccccaaaaacaataaaaattttaTACAAATACAACCCAAATACCCCATTTTTTACCCACTTCAACCTCATATCTCTCTCAACTTTTTATATACTCTTCTacttttttataaaacattttctACTTTTTACAATGGATCCATACAACCCGAACATGAGCGATTCGACCTCATCTCTCTCTCTGATTGTATGGTACCACATTATATTGTACATTGTACGCACATGAGCGATTCGAAATGAGCCGACCTCTCGTACCAAATGTTAGGAGCCTAACATATAGCGATCCCGTTCCTTGAATTCGTACCGGAGCGTACCGCGAACCATGTGACTATGGATGATACCCTAGACAACAAGATGAAAACTTAGAGTAACGAATGATCTCTTGAAGAATGTAAAGCGCGACTAAAACTATCAAACAAAAGTACTGAAGACTTAACAAGGGATGCaactgaagaagatgatgaaataCTAGAGCGATTTCAAATCCATCATTACCAGTAATTTAGTAATACAAAGTCTTCTCTAGGTATACAAAAAATAATCATATACTTGGCCCAAATCACTTCAAGTATATGGAATCAAATAAATCATGAATTCAGAAGTAAGAGGTAACACCAACGAAAAATTATCTATCTCTGAAATGGCTCTTGCGTCAGCACGTAAGAGGAATCCCATAAAAACACCTTTCTTGTTTGTCTCAACAAAAGAATACGGCAGAGGTACTCTTAAATAAGGGTTTGATCCGGATTTTTCTTGCATTTAGGTGTCCTAGACATAGAGGGATAATCTTTCTTGCATGTGTAATCAAACTTTTcaccaagaaaatatatataaacaatataAACCTGTTATTGTTTTCTCGATCCACTTTGATGGCCCACTAAAAAATCACATTTGATTTCAATGTTGCTTGCATCAAATCCACCCCAAAGAAAAGCCCACAAAAAAATTACAGTTGCTATATCCAAATGACCATCTTTATCAAACACAACATTCCATCTTCTTTCACTTAAGTTTTCCCAACCTGAAACAGTTGAATAATAACCATGTTTCCATTCAAATCTTAGAGTTCAATCATTCATAAAAATTAAAAGGTATATTACTGGAAATATACCAAAAAGAAACAATTTTGAACAGGCCTTGGGCTTAAAACACTCAAAATGTGGGCTTCATTTTGGGTCAATTTTGCATTTGGACACCAGCAAGCATTCTTGAGCCAGGCCTAAATGTTGGGCCATCCCCCCTTGGGTATAACGGATTATTCAGTTGGCCCAAGCTTTTATTAGACATTCTTCGGTTTTATTAGATTATTGTAGAAGCCAAGATTTATTATTGTATTAAATAAATTGTTTTCTGCAATTTAAATGTAGATACTGACGTTTAGCTTAAGGGGAATGTTAAAATAATAATGCTAGTTAGTTAGGGGTATTATATATATAGAACATGGTGTGAATGCTATATTGGATGCCCTCCTCCTTGGTATTTCTTGAGTTAATCAATATACAAGTTAAATTTTCATTacaactagtttttttatatcgcgcgttgcggcgaaaccgagcaaatgataatgtaaaacaaacgtgatatgaaaataaagcatgttgtttagaaagtcaagcCATTAGAAtgatttagtttatcatcgtaccgttataccaaataaatactttattttgagtataacatcgttttaacaaaacttataacggaatgtcagggAAAGAAATTAAGCACAACTacatacttaagtttttagaaaaaaatcttATAAACGTAATTTATTAAAGAAGTAttaaattaatcgataaattaatatatgttcaaaaaaaagaaaaagaaaaaaaacaattattaaaaaaagtaaaagtaaacataataataaactattataatatattaaataataaaaaactatatattactataaaaataaagttattgTTCATCATCCGTCAAAATCAATATCTATCTACTacaataaaagaaaccaactattggacacgtgtcattcattaaaGTTATCCttaaatctatacttatc of Helianthus annuus cultivar XRQ/B chromosome 1, HanXRQr2.0-SUNRISE, whole genome shotgun sequence contains these proteins:
- the LOC110936587 gene encoding GATA transcription factor 12 encodes the protein METPQFFHANTQQFTPEKRHSDVKTDHFIIDDLLNFPNDDTDEPYDVVADTNDSSIVTTTVDSCNSSGDVARRSLTDTQFSHDLCVPHDDMAELEWLSNFVEESFSSEDMEKLRLLSGVKSRPVEASETQKFQHDVDNQTNNAMFDKDVAVPAKARTKRSRAAPRNWTSRLVGLSQPSMGPTPLVSSESESDIGPSLIGKKAVKALPKKKEVYDNDSHNGEGRKCLHCATDKTPQWRTGPLGPKTLCNACGVRYKSGRLVPEYRPASSPTFVLAKHSNSHRKVLELRRQKEMQSVHQQPFFHHQNMIFDVPKGEDYLIHQHIGPDYRQLI